From Calonectris borealis chromosome 7, bCalBor7.hap1.2, whole genome shotgun sequence, one genomic window encodes:
- the LOC142084575 gene encoding protein NDNF-like, with protein sequence MSWFWFYLPLHLLMTACLCHSIKAPTTSSQQSFKTDLFNFYHSLILADGKETIIHLLKDIPKRYYFVLEEGRALAPFSITVTPCDVPIEWSIFVHKASASFLGKAARGDRDTHEVSKSQKASSMVSIIFNYKGNSVETYMGMSSHSALYMLEFLSTERDTHITVYLTTDTTSGHLYPELPMDPRIDVIGIGHTTVTLTWKHSPSVLQHRENIQYCLLVNEKHNYKSLCAAETAIRSSGMKLPPTLALSLSPYLLEPQQVMILSNSELSIINKASSGEVRQICMGTKNTYTVPNLSPSTQYYFDVFVVNLLTNASAAYTGTFARTLEEPEPKVMELKDGKVTQVVLDGKKQKFYSLQYQARHKKIQFTFQLCRGQVRVHITKNGKTVALENISGLRYFSLKGKLLDTYLVQLRSTEVTNSSVKVQVSPHFHKPLFPLLPESLKIKSFSKLRTCNSVTIAWLGTQEESKYCVYKKRIEEDQVWMELRSADRCSGPESRHKSEKVLCKYFYDINLQRAVTTETIQGLDAGTLYLFDVYLFGPSGIPVRYHSKVVKTRKKC encoded by the exons ATGTCCTGGTTCTGGTTTTATCTGCCTCTCCATCTTCTCATGACGGCTTGCTTATGTCATTCCATAAAAGCACCCACCACTAGTTCCCAACAGAGCTTCAAGACCGATCTCTTCAATTTCTACCACTCCCTGATACTTGCTGATGGTAAGGAAACTATAATCCACCTGCTGAAGGACATACCTAAAAG GTACTACTTTGTTTTGGAGGAAGGCAGAGCCCTTGCACCTTTCTCAATAACAGTGACCCCTTGTGATGTTCCCATCGAATGGAGCATATTTGTGCACAAGGCTTCAGCAAGTTTCCttggaaaagcagcaagag GTGATCGTGATACACATGAAGTCTCAAAATCTCAAAAGGCTTCAAGCATGGTGTCCATCATTTTTAACTATAAGGGAAATTCTGTAGAGACTTACATGGGTATGTCTTCTCATTCTGCCCTTTATATGCTGGAGTTCTTATCCACTGAGCGAGACACACACATTACTGTGTACTTAACAACTGACACAACATCTGGGCACCTCTATCCAGAACTTCCAATGGATCCACGCATAGATGTTATTGGCATTGGGCATACAACAGTGACTCTGACCTGGAAACACAGTCCCTCTGTCTTGCAACATAGAGAAAACATCCAGTACTGCCTTCTAGTTAATGAAAAGCACAACTATAAGAGCTTATGTGCTGCTGAGACAGCAATCAGATCCTCTGGAATGAAACTGCCACCTACATTAGCTTTGTCTCTCTCTCCGTACCTTCTTGAACCGCAGCAGGTGATGATATTGTCCAACAGTGAATTAAGCATCATCAACAAAGCAAGTAGTGGGGAAGTCAGGCAGATATGCATGGGTACCAAGAACACTTACACAGTGCCCAATCTCAGCCCCAGCACTCAGTATTACTTTGACGTTTTTGTTGTCAATCTCCTCACAAATGCCAGCGCTGCTTACACCGGGACATTTGCAAGAACCCTGGAAGAACCTGAACCTAAGGTGATGGAGCTGAAAGATGGGAAAGTGACTCAGGTTGTCCTGgatgggaaaaaacagaaattctACAGTCTGCAGTACCAAGCGAGGCACAAGAAAATACAATTCACCTTTCAGTTGTGTCGTGGCCAAGTACGGGTTCACATAACAAAGAATGGTAAAACAGTGGCATTGGAGAACATCTCAGGGCTGAGGTATTTCTCACTGAAGGGAAAGCTGCTGGACACATATTTGGTGCAGCTGAGGTCCACAGAGGTGACTAACTCTTCTGTGAAAGTACAGGTGTCCCCCCATTTCCACAAGCCCTTATTCCCACTTCTTCCAGAGAGCTTAAAAATCAAGTCCTTCAGTAAACTGAGGACCTGCAACTCTGTCACCATTGCCTGGCTAGGAACACAAGAGGAGAGCAAGTACTGTGTGTACAAGAAAAGGATTGAAGAAGATCAGGTCTGGATGGAACTGCGGAGTGCAGACAGGTGCTCTGGACCTGAATCTCGGCACAAGTCAGAGAAAGTGCTGTGCAAGTATTTCTATGATATAAATCTCCAGCGAGCCGTCACCACAGAGACCATCCAAGGGCTGGATGCGGGGACGCTTTACTTGTTTGATGTTTATCTCTTTGGGCCATCTGGCATCCCTGTCAGATATCACAGCAAAGTTGTGAagaccagaaaaaaatgttga